Part of the Drosophila kikkawai strain 14028-0561.14 chromosome 3L, DkikHiC1v2, whole genome shotgun sequence genome is shown below.
CGTTACCCGTTATCAACTTATCCGCAATGAGTCTAAATCCACTGGCAGGCATCGGTCGTGCAAATGGCCAGAAGGAGTCCGGTCTCAATCTTAAGAGCACACTGGTCCAGGCCATCATCCTGTTGGTGGCCTGTGTCCTATTCGGAGCCAATCTGAACTATGCCTCCTTTCCACCCGGCACTGTGATCGATATCAAGCTGGGCGATGTCACCCTGGAGCAGTTCAGCTATGTGCCAACACGCGATGGATACGAGTTCAAGTAGGTGTagttttttaggttttttagAGGGAAAGTTGGAAGAGATATTATaagatattataaaaattactttgaaaaattttaaattaccttaaatttaaattaaagaaatctagttttaaattataaagagAATTTTCGAAAAGACACAGTTAAACTTCCTCTTTAACTAAAAAAGAGctacattttgttgtttaagataaattatacagccttaaaatattcaacaatgcattttaaacatatatttactATCTTAAAACAAAGGTTAAAGTATTAATATTGAAatgatataatattttataaatattcttataaaatttaatataaattcaacttttaatgatcctaaaaatataaagaattaATCTCTTAAAGCAGCACTCTTTTAAAATCCATAAACCcagtttttaaaaaccttaaagtAAAATTGTTCAATATAATttaactttataaaaaattatattaaattccccatttatttttgtataatcaAATAACTAATTTCTGTTATATCCCCCCTCCAGCTACACCCTTCCCGATGGCACTTTCCGCGATGAGATTGGCAAAGTGCTGACTGGATCCTCGGCTGCCCAGGATCTGGAAAATGCCAATAATCTGGCCAAGAACCATCGTCCCTCCCGTGAACAGGGCCTGAAGGTGCGCAAGCTCTCAGGAAAATCGCTTTCCTCTCTGGCGGGTTAAGAGAACGTTTCCTATTAACTAACTTTCCATCACGAATTTATTACAACAGTCTGCCAACTGTTTTAGGCTAGTGTTTAAGATGAGCTGTTGTCCAAGCTGcaagcaataaaaaaacaaaacaaaaataacaaaaaacaatcaaTACAAAATCGTCTCTCTGAAAACTAGTTTGTTGTGCAAGGGAATTGGTGTTGATAATATGCAAGCGAAATTACATAAATTCATGGTGATTAAGGAAATGATGGGCAAATGTGTCTTCGAGTGGGTATGGCAATTTTTTATGGAGGGCCATAAACCTCTCTTGCACTTAAGATAAGAGGtgatttaaaaattctatGTAAATAAAGGTAAAAgcttgaaaatgtatttttttttaattttttgcaataGTTGCATgtttaaagttttgttttattggcaaaaaaactaagaaattAATGCAGTTTTTGCTCAACATTTGATGAATGTTAGATggaatttccatttatttaaatcaagttttagttttttaataaacccTTTAACATGTTAattcaaataaacaaaaagccCGGAAAACTCACAATAAATATCGATAggttttttgtaatatttaatatttttttatatgttaaATAAAGCTAGTACTTTGGTAAAACTTGCAGCCTTTCAGTGccttgttttaattaaatctctaaaaattaatgttaattattatattcatattaaaatccctaaaaaataatttactctatataaatatttaacaaataaatcaaGAATATGTTTATAAGTACAACTAAATTTTACCAAAATCGATTAATATCATAATGCATTTATCTTTtatcgataaaaataaataaaatttattttagataaagttaatatttttgttttttagttaataaaatatgttatattttttttctccgaattttaaatgtttgaattaaaaataaaatattataaaaaggttcttattttatttacttaatatattaacaaagaaaatgtaataaagtttaaaataaatcatttttatttgtatactCTTAAAAGTATGTaaactataaatttattaaattaatccCACATTTTTAAAACGCCTAAAGGTATGTAGCAATAAAAGCTTCAGCAATCCGAAGTCAAGTTTTTAGCCTAAGTCATTCGATTTGCTGCCTAAAAAGACTTGAGAACGACGAACTCGTTTGAGTTTAAGAAATGTCAGCCCATAAATCTGAAAACATGTGATTTCCCTGGGAAAACAAAttctattatataaatatataactctttaatttttaaaaatatttatgttatctaaaaatgtattattattatctctaGTATTTTTTAAACGCAAGGAAAACCCTCTTCCGCTTAGGAGGAATTCTAAAGCTATTTTATTGGCATCATTCTGGTTATTTAATGacacaaaaaagcaaaaaacctGCTGtgctaaacaaaaacacacactttaATGACTATTCACGGCAATCAATCGTTCCGTCAGAGTTTTGGGGACCCAAGATGCGTTGCATTCAAACAAATATAGTCAAAGtctgcaataaaattaaattatacgCACGATTCTGAATGTCAGGTGTCAGCCGAAgaatttgtgtgttttttttttttttttttgctctttttgctaAATGCAAATATTACGAAACGAGCGCTGGTCATAGtgataaaaaagaaatgaaaaaacaacagcaatgtgacatttacatatttaaatgggGGGCTGACGACGGGGCTAGAGCCGGCGAGGGACCGGCTATTAAAACATTGCCATTAACGTTCAAGTGCTAATTTCGCAGACCCAGTTGAAGAGGAGACGAGAGCTGAACGTGAAAACGGGCAAAAACCCGAAACGGAATCTTCGATTTCAGCTGAAGAGTacactaagaaaaatatttattaattttttttaggaatttttttgtttagaaatgggttaaaaatatttaagagatttttggggaatttattttaggcaatgaaaataattcattattcagaaaaatttaaactagaattaaattaaaaaagtattattttaatattaattgaatacgttaaataaaacttattaatttattaattttatattaatattttaattattgatttttatttataaatattattttatattaatataaaattaataaattaataagttttatttaacaatttaaatgaatcttaaaataatactttattatttatttattaattttatattaatattttaattattaatttttattaataaattttattttatattaatatttaaattaaatccgactaataaactttattaccatttcttaacaaataaaactctatttttaaagcaaaataatattaatttaaaggtcAAAtctttatgaaaaatatatcaaactcaagtttattcaaaaatcttatatttttaaaaattatttagtatttttcccagtgcatttGAGTCCCCAAAAAACCAATCCGAAGCCGGTCTTACCAAGTTCGGCAAGGTGCGTACGCGCGTTGGCAACGCTCGAAAGTCAGGCCAAATCGGCAGCTGAATGGGCAGATGGACCGCTGGACCAATGGAGGGACAGAGAGCAAGAGACGGACAGCTGGACAGCAGACGATGGAGCAGCATCTGGCGCTGACCTTGAAGACGTAAATGTGAAGACGCATCTACATAAATATCTATTGTATGGGCCAGAGTCTGGTCTTGTATATTTGTGTATTGAAAGCGACAGCTAAAAAACCTGTCGATTGTGTCTTGATTAGAACAGTTATGTAAatgattttctatatatatatatatatattttgcacaaaaaaactatatacatTTCGATAAGGAAGAACATCGTCGAAATGTGTGAATGACAACGCCCCCCCTGAAGCAAATGATTAGCACTAGCAGCGATCGATCAAAGCCAGATTAATTATGCAAATCCAGCATGATAAATGCAGCAGCCGTTGCAGATGCCCTCCAAAAAGCCACGCCATGGAAAGAGAGACCCACGAGAGACCCAAATGCGagttataaatattatgcAGTCACGAAATGAATGGATTCAGATCCATTTTCAAGGGCCCCTCCATGTGCTGCTCAAGTTCAAGTCGTAGGCGGCGGCCTAACCCAATTAATTAagtctttaatttattagttcATTTAGGGGGAGCATTCACATTAATTATGGAGTTACAagtttacttttaaatatatttatatttattatttttggtgttTACTTTTATCATTGCCAATTTTAGTTTTCTGAGAAAATATCTATCtataatatatgttttattttctttcttatttagtgctttaatttaattattcacctgctaatttttaacattttcaagGAATAAAATCAAGTGGAAAAATGGTCAAAATGTCAAAGGCCCAGGCTGCCATAAGAATAGATCTCTCGTAAGGCATTTGAGGAAATGCCAAAATAACCATGTACAACACCCATTCGATAGCAACCCAAAGATGAAGACGTTGATGGCACAGTTGGCGGGCAATTCATGGGTCACATCCATAGGCTGGTGAAGGAGGATGGTACACAGAACACAACCGTGGTCAATCAGTGGCCGAAAACCCGAATGACCGGATCGAAGTAGCCGGCCTGTAGCGGTCAACGAAGGTGGCATAAATTggcaaacagaaacagaaaccgaGAGTCAGacagaaaaaacaacaaaagtcaAAACCGAGATTTAAATTGCATGCGAGAGCGTTGTGTAGTTGTAGGTTATTcgatgtattttttatttttatttccagctGCTTTTGGCGCTTGTTACCGGGCAGGCAGGCACATCAATCTGTAAAGGCCGTTGCATATGCCAAAAGTCAACTTGCGGTTCCACCATCTCCGCCACCAAAGTATGCATGCACTTTGGCCATCACACATGGCTCATTCTCCAGCTCGCcaccgtctccgtctccgtgtCTTGAACTTGCTGCCCTGCAAATTGCCGTTGACAGCACTTGAACTTAGTTCCGTGGATTGCCTTACGTGGatttaaagtttatgaatTGGCTGCTGGAAGGCAGATCTggttctgtttctgtttctggctTCCCAGGGTTCTGACTGAGGTATTCCCCCGGTGGCTGGCCAATTCGGTGAGCAACCTTTTCCCCCAATACATCATCTTGAACTTTTTGGAGTCTGTCACTGGGAGAAAATGTGGAAACCTATACAGTTTCGATATATTTAAGGCTATAATTTGTGGGAGATTGAATTTCAAATCATcatttaatacaaaaacaaaaatatttaagataactTATATTCAGAATACTTATTTGCAAgctaaatatttagtttttatttatttttttgtatattttgagttttttaaaacacttgaaatatctttttaaatataataataatatattatataaaatatttatattaaaatctatatatcatttttatttcatacTTGAGGTATATAACTTATTCCttgataatattaaaaaaataatactcaACAAAGTCAATTGTCAACTGTCTTCTCGATGAAAGTCAAAAGATAAGTAATTTcgttttttataaacaatttatttaacttcTAAAACTTAGGCGACGGGCAGATGAGCACCGGAGGGCTGGA
Proteins encoded:
- the LOC108071590 gene encoding uncharacterized protein gives rise to the protein MSLNPLAGIGRANGQKESGLNLKSTLVQAIILLVACVLFGANLNYASFPPGTVIDIKLGDVTLEQFSYVPTRDGYEFNYTLPDGTFRDEIGKVLTGSSAAQDLENANNLAKNHRPSREQGLKVRKLSGKSLSSLAG